The sequence below is a genomic window from Pleurocapsa sp. PCC 7327.
TGACTCCTTCCTGTTCGGGATCGAGATAGAGCAGAGCGTCCATTGCTCGATCCCTAAATCCGCCGATGAGATGGGGTCGGTAATCATTCATCGCACTGGCTAGCTCGATATTCCCCAGCAGATGTCCGGTATCCAAGAAAATTCGACGATAGGCGCGATCTTCGTAACGCCACGCCGAACGATAGAAAATGGCTGTCGTGACGATCGCAAGTTGGGTATTTTCTAAAGCTGGATGCCAAAAACAAGCTGCTTGTAGGTCATTCCAAACCTCACTCGCCCAAAAATGAATCAGGGAATGGTTTTGTGGCTGATAGTTATACAATCCCGCACCCAATAGAGGGGTGCCGCGAGAAATGAGATAAACCTCTGCTGGATATAACCCTCCAGCCGACGGAGCTGCCCTGAGATACACTGGCGCACCCATGGTTGGCAGCTTGGCAGTCAAGCCATAACTGCAAAACAGCAATCGCGACAGTCGCCGCCAATTGCGATCGCTCGGTTCGGACGAGGTTCCGCGCTCCTCTGACAGATAGGGTTTGAGGTCGATCGCGTTACCAATTTTGTATTCTTTAAAAGGAGATGGTTGATTTGCCCAATCCAGAGCTTTGTTTTTGGAGGCAATCGTTTCTGGATGGTATTTGGTTCGCTCGTGGTAGTGAGTAGCAATTGATGTCTGCAAGTATGCCATAGGGGTTGCCTGCTCGTTTCGCTTCGTTTTCCATCTTGACAAAGCTTTGAGGTTTTTGCTAAGCGCTATCTGCCCTTGACGGTGTTGTTACAAATCTTAAAAAAAAGTTAGAAAGAAATGTCGTCAAGGCTACAGTCTCCTATTTTAAGAAAAAGCTGAGCATAAATACTCAAAAGAAAAGCTGCTCGCAAACTCAGACAGACTGTATCAACGGAAGAACATAATAGCAAACCTATATGCAAAAGCTAAATGCAAAAGAATTATTAGCCCAATATATTGAAGGTCAACGGGACTTTACCGAGCTAGATCTAAGTCAAGCAGATTTATTTGAAGCGAATTTACAGGAAATCGATCTCTCTCGCAGCAATCTTCAGAGAACTTATCTGCCCTACGCCAACTTGACCAATGCGAATCTACAAGAAGTCGAATTTCAGAGTGCTCAATTGAGCAACGCGCAACTGTGTCAAGCGAATCTAACTAAAGCAAATCTACAAAGAGCTAAGCTCTCTAGAGCCAATCTTCGCTATGCTAATTTGCGAGAAGCAAACCTGAGCGAAGCGGATTTACAGAGAGCCGATCTATCGTTTGCCGATCTCAGCTACGCTAACTTAAGTCACGCAGATTTGCGCCGAGCTAATTTAGAGAAAGCCAATCTCTACCAAGCTCAACTTGGGGGAGCCAATCTATTTGGCGCGCAGAACGTAGATTTGGATCGTGCCCAACTGGATGCTAGCACGATTAATCCGAACGGCTACCGACAGTTAAGTGGTGAAGAGTAAGAAACAGTTATCTTCTCTCTTAAATCGGCTGACGCTGATAAGGGCTGTAAACTCTAGCGTAATAGGCTAGAATCGCTTCTATCTGTTGGCGATCGCGATCGCTGAGATTCGTAGGATATTCAACCTGCAATGCGCTAATTTGACTCTGGTTGTAATCGAAGTGCTGGCAATCTTGAGCAATGAGCGTTGCTTTGATTCCCGCGACTTGTCGCAAGTGAGCAGCTACCTCTCGGTAAATGGCTAAAGGCAAACCGGGGTAAGTAACCCGTTCTCGTAGCCCTTCAATTGCTGTTTGGCCCATATCTCAAAAGCCTCCCGTTAGGGATTCTGGAAGCGAGAGTGCCGTTTTCTCTTCTCGATCTGGCTTAGTTTGGGAAGGTTGTTGAGCGACTCCCTCGCCGACGTTTTTGTATACCTCTTGTCCCAACTCTTCAAGAACGACAACAGGCGTAGCACTCCGAGCATTTTCAATGCGTTTGACTCGCACCTGTCCGTTAGAGAGATAATCTCCAACTCGGACGTAACGGCTAGCTCGTTCGCCAGGAGCTTTGACAATAATTTGAGTCACTCCGCCCATATCGATAATTCCGGTTATGGCAACGGCTTGAGCGATTTCGGGTTGAGGTGGGAGAAGAGCTGGGGGACGAATCGGGGTGGGAGAAGATCCAAATGGCGAAGGTGAGGACGGTTGAGGAGAACTCGCCGTCGGCGGTTGAGGAGTATTGGATTGAGGTTGGAGTTGTTGTGGGTTGGGTTTAGGCGCTGGCTTGACGGGAACGAAAGCAAAAGGATCTTTGCGTCCTTGAGCGATTTTTTGTCTGCGTTGCGCTGGATTGGTTGAGGGGATTAAACCAACCACTGATTCCTTTTTTTCGGCGGTTTTGGGTTGCGAGGATTTCTCAGCATCGGGGGTCGCTGCTGCGGGACTGGGAGAGGAAGCTGGTTGAGGAGTTTCCGTTGCTTGGGGTTGTTGCGCTTGGTTAGATCCCGATGGTTGGGACGACGAACAGCCGACAATCGAGAGAGCGACTGTCGCTATAGATAAAATAAACAACGATTTTTTCACGATTGAATCTCTGCGCCTCCTAAGTAAAGACACTAATAATAACTATGAAAGATTAAATTAAATTTTGGCACTACGATTTAAATTCTAAAAGAACAATTAACAAAAGGCGGAGATTTTTTGTCTGCAACGTCCAAATGTAAAGGCACACGGTCGTGCGCCCTTACCTCTGTTAAAAGATTTCTTTGCCCATTGCGTTTTTCAGGGTTTCTAATCCCTTCTTGACGCGACGCGATACGGTCACAACACTGATGCCTAACTGTTCGGCAGCTTCTTTTTGGGTTAAATCCCGTAGAAAAACAAACTCCAGAATGTGTCGCGTCTTGTCTTCAAGCTGTGCCAAAGCGTGTTGTAGGCGAAGTTGGTCTTCTTGTGCTAGTTGGAAACTGCGGTAGTTAGGATCGGCAACTAAGTCGCCCAAGCTGGTTTCTCCGTCGTCATCGTTGCCTACGGAAACATCCAAGCTAATAGGTTCGCGATTTCGCATTGCTAGCTTGACTTCCAGCCATTCTTGGAGAGAGGTTTCCAAAACCTGTGCTATCTCTGAATCGGTAGGTTGACGGTTGAAACGAGTCTGGAAATCTTTGCGAATTGCCATCGCTTGCTGTCCGACTTCCTGCCAGCGTCTGGGAATGCGAACGCAATGCCCGCGATCGCGCAAATAATGTTGAATCTCACCTCGGATATAAGGAACGGCAAAGGAGCTAAAAGCACAGCCTTTTTCTAAGTCAAATCTTTCAATGGCTCTAATTAAGCCTATGCAGCCAACCTGAAGTAAATCTTCATAACTTTCATGACATTGGTTTACCCAATGGTGGGCTTCTTTTCTCACCAATCCAAAGTTTAGTTTGAGAATTCGATCGCGAAGTTCTATTTTAGCAGTCTTTTTATACTCTCTAAATAAGCTCAAAGTCTCTAATTTGAGGTTATCTTTAGTGGTATCTTTAACCGAGATATACATAGCGCAATTAATTGAAGAAAGCGATCGGCTGCAAAATGTTTTTCGTTGTTTTAAGGCTGTTTTTCTTGTATTGACAGCCCTCAACATCTACAGCTTATTGTTTGCACTAGCCCAGTTACAACAGCATTTTTACGATATTAGACGCTTAAAAAATAAAAAAATCTCCGCAATTCTACGGAGATTCATTCGAGTTATTTTTAAAACCCTTGCTAAATAAGAGGGAACATCCCCCCGCGAAGATTTGTACTTGATAGATTGTTGGCAAAGGTTGCTAAAACAATCTTTTAACTAAGCTTCTGGTGTGACGCGAGCGTAGAAAATTCCGCGAACTTTGACATCTACAGCATCTCTAGCGCCTAGATCGGTATCTGATGGCTGTACGCTTTCAAAAACTCCGGCAATTTCGCCAGTTTCTCCATCAACCTTGGTGACTTGCAAAGAAATCTTCCCTACACCAGCAGTAGTTTCCTTAACGTTAGCGCGGCTGTATTCGGCTTCATCCCCACTAGCTGGAAGAGCAACAGCAGTATCGTAACCCGTATAGACACCGCGACCTTTGGGATCGAGGAATCCTGCACCCCGGTAGGAGGGAACTTTGAATTGTCCTTCAAAGTCTACCGAACTGTTAATGGAAGTAAAGCCGGGTTCCGTTCGACCTTCTAAACTTTTAATGGTAAAAAAGAAAGGAAATTGCTCGCCGCCCGGAACCTGAACGGTAATAGGCTGAAAGTCAATACCGTCTTCTTCTTTCAAGGTCAACACCCCATTCTCATCTACGGTAATCGTTCCGGTAATTTGCTCTAGGGTAGTGGTTGCTCGCGTCAAGAGTTTGCCCGGAATGAATTCGGCTTCTTGCCGCTTAGTTTTGGGTTCTTCTTTGACAAAATATTCTTGGGGTTCTAAGCACAAATCGGAAACGCGATAACTCTTGTTAGGTTCGATGGGAATCGTGCCGCGCGTAAATTCTGAAATTTGCGGACATTTATTGGCAAGCCCGGTTCCTAGAATTTCATCGTAAGTCAATTGTTCGCGGTCGGCTGCGGTGGCTGGTCCTTCGCTGCAAGCTGTCAGTATTCCCAAACATAATGCCAAAAAGGCAACGATTAAGGCGCGATATCTCATTGTTGTTAACCTCGCTTCGTCAATCTCTAATTTGTAAAGTCTTGTCCATATAAGCAGTATTAAACTAAAAGCCATTAATGGCATTTTGGACAAGTTATTTTAGTTGCACCGCAATCTAATGTACCAAATTTAGATACCCCAAATCGCGAAAGCTAGAGGGATTGTTTGCGCCATCGATTATGATGAGAGCGATCGCTTATTAACTCAGATCGATGAACATTCATCCAGATTGGGATAGCAGCCAGCTAGAAGAATCGTTACAAGAGATTTCGACGACAGTATGGGCTATCGGGAAACAATGCCAAGGAGACAGTCATTGCCTGCTGACTTTGCTGCGCGCTCTAGAGTGCTTGCATCGAGATATTCGAGAACAATTATTCGAGCCGTCGTTACCTAATACTCGTAATGCTCTCTCCAACTTGCTCAGAGAAATTGAGGAAACCGGGGGATGGCCTTATATCGAGCGAATGAGACTGCAAGCTTTACTCAAAAAATTGGCTGCGGACGAAGATCCCCAAAAGCGCGAACAGCCATAATCGAGTTTCACGCGCAAAACGAGTTTTCAAAACGAACTCGAACGGCTAATCTGGGAGAAGATAAGAGTTTGCAAGCGAGTTTCATGCCTTTTACCGTCAACCCGATTAAATTTGGTACCGATGGCTGGCGAGGCGTTATCGCCGCCGATTTTACCTTCGAGCGGGTGTGGATGTTAGCCCCGCTAGCCGCTAAGGTTTTAGCCGATAACTATGGAACGGCAACGGGCGATCGCCGCATTATCGTGGGTTACGATCGCCGCTTCATGGCAGAAGATTTTGCCAAAGCAGCAGCCGAATCCATTCGAGAAGCGGGTTTCGATGTCTTGCTGTCCCAGTCTTACGCCCCGACACCCGCTTTCAGTTGGGCAGCCAAAACCCAAAATGCCTTGGGAGCGATCGTTCTGACTGCCAGCCACAATCCAGCGAAATATCTCGGATTGAAGGTAAAAGGAGCCTTTGGCGGTTCGGTATCTCCGGAAGTGACGCAGCAAATCGAAGCTTTGCTGTCCCAAAATGTCTCCCATGGGAGACAAATGGGGAGTTTAACCTCATTCGATCCCTGGTCGAGTTACTGCGACGGGTTGCGGGCTAAGGTCAAGATTGACGCAATCAAAGACGCGATCGCGTCTGGGAAACTCAAGGTCTTTGCTGATGTCATGCACGGTGCGGCAGCCTCTGGATTGGGTCGCTTGCTCGACTGTCCGATCGCGGAAATTAATGGCGATCGCGATCCTTTATTTGAAGGCGGCGCGCCAGAACCCTTACCGCGTTATATTCCTAAGTTATTTGAAGCGATTAAAAGCGATGCCCGTCAAGGGGGAGATTGCATTCGGGTTGGATTGGTTTTCGATGGCGATAGCGATCGCGTAGCGGCAGTAGACGGGCAAGGAAATTTTCTCAGTTCCCAAGTCTTGATTCCCATTCTGATCGAACACCTCGCCGATCGCAAAGGCATGACGGGAGAAATCGTTAAAACGGTCAGCGGTTCCGACCTGATTCCGCGTTTGGCAAAACTTTACAACCTGCCCGTCTTTGAAACGCCGATCGGTTATAAATACATCGCCGATCGCATGCTAAGCGCTCAAGTTCTCATCGGCGGGGAAGAGTCGGGGGGAATTGGCTATGGAACTCATATTCCCGAACGCGATGCCCTCCTATCGGCACTTTACGTTCTCGAAGCCGCGATCGAGTCGGGACAAGATTTAAGCGCTATCTACGTTCGACTGCAAGAAAAAACCGGATTTACCTCTGCCTACGATCGCATCGATCTGCCCCTAGCCAGTATGGAAGTACGAGACAAGTTACTCCAACGCCTAGAAAGCCAACCGCTCAAAGAAGTTGCCGGACAAGCGGTTGTCGATTGCCTGACGATGGACGGCTATAAATTCCGCCTCGCCGACGGCAGTTGGTTGCTGATTCGCTTTAGCGGCACCGAACCCGTTTTGCGTCTCTACTGCGAAGCGCCCACAGCGACGCAGGTTCGTCAAACCTTGAATTGGGCAAAAAATTGGGCAACTCAATTTGACTAAAATGAGAAAATTGGTCGTAGCCACTGGAAACCCCGGCAAACTGCGAGAAATACGAGAATATCTGACGGGCTTTGATTGGGAATTACAGTTAAAACCCGACGATCTCGATATAGAAGAAACAGGCGACACTTTTATTGCCAATGCTTGTCTCAAAGCCTCCCAGGTAGCCAGAGCAGTAGGAGAATGGGCGATCGCCGACGATTCTGGATTGGAAGTAGAAGCGCTTGGGGGAGCGCCGGGTATTTATTCGGCTCGTTATGGGAAGACAGACCGAGAACGAATCGAAAGACTCTTAAAAGAGCTAGGAGATAGCGAAAATCGACGCGCTCAATTCGTCTGTGCCGTCGCGATCGCACGTCGGGATGGTTCGATTGCCGCCTTCGTCGAAGGGATTTGCCCAGGAGAAATCCTCCGCGAGCCTCGCGGTATGGGGGGCTTCGGCTACGATCCCATCTTTTACGTGCCCCAACAACAACAAACTTTTGCCCAGATGCAACCAGAAGTCAAGCGAAAATTCAGCCATCGCGGTCGAGCTTTTGAAAAATTACTGCCTAAGTTGCGAGAAATAGAGAGTGAAGTATGAAGTATGAAGTCAGCCTTCATCCTTCATCCTTCATTGCTGCTAAATGGCTTCCAAGTCTTTTTCGCCAGTGCGAATGCGGATAATTTGCTCGACGGGAGAGACAAATATTTTGCCATCGCCGATTTCTCCGGTTCGTGCAGCCGAGATCAGTTTATCGACGACCAAATCGACTTGGTTATCTTCGACAACAATTTCTATCTTTAGTTTCTGGAGAAACTCAACGGTATACTCCGAACCGCGATAGCGTTCTGTTTGACCTTTCTGGCGACCGAATCCCCGAACTTCAGACACTGTCATGCCCACGATGCCAGCATTGACCAGGGCAATCTTGACTTCATCTAATTTAAAGGGTCGGATAATAGCTTCTATTTTTTTCAAGGTCTCAACTCCTAATTCAACTCTTCTATTGGTTTATTTATACGGCGAGCCTGCCACTTTACGATCGCTTCCAAGGTGGAAATTTTTGTGAAGCTTGCTAAGGTATGCCCAAACGTTTATCGATCTCCGGGCAAAGGTGGCTCTAGTGCTAGCCATCGAACCATAGATTCGGGGAGGGGGATTCTGCGTCGCGCGATGGGATCGATACAGACGTGTTTGGTTTTTGCCTTTGCCAAACATTCTGCCCGACAGGAGCGACTGTGAATCAGATAGTCAATCTCAAACTCGTTCTCTTGCAACTGCCGGGAGAACAAATGTATCGCCAATCGATCCCCGCAAAAAATCGGACGCAAAAAATCTACCGAGCCATGAACGATGGGAATGACCGTCGAAGAATTGTCAAAAAATGTCCTAAGATCGATACTAACTGTCTCTAGAGAAGCTTCATAGGCTTCGTGGCAAATTGATAGCAACTGGGCAAAATAAATAACCCCAGCGGCATCGGTATCCGATAAACGAATTGTTCGATAATAAGTAAAGCGCATGTTGTAGTCATGTCATAACCAAGTTGCGATCGCGATCGCAACAGCCATCGTTGATAGAGGTTAATCTTGCGTTATATTCTGCCAGATTTGCCACAATAGATGTGTACTGTAGCTAGTTTTCGACTCTTGTCTTCTATTCGCACTCAGCTCGATTCGTCGGTCGATCGCGATCGCATAGACACCCGGTCTGCGATCGCAATTGCTTGTCACGGCATAGAAATGACTTTCCAATCCGGCAAGCAGTCTTACCAAGCTCTCAAGGGGATCGATCTAGAAGTCAACAGCGGTACGATTCAACTTCTCATGGGACCTTCGGGTTCTGGAAAAACCACTTTGCTTTCTATTTTGGCAGGGCTGCTAACGCCCAGCAAAGGCAAAGTGAACTTGCTAGGACAAGACATTACGGCAATGTCTCGCTCCGAGCTAGCTAAGTTTCGCTTGCACAATATCGGCTTCATTTTCCAGAAATTTAACCTTTTCCCCGCTCTAACCGCCGCAGAGAACGTCGAAATCATTCTGAAAATGAAGGGCATGAGC
It includes:
- a CDS encoding pentapeptide repeat-containing protein: MQKLNAKELLAQYIEGQRDFTELDLSQADLFEANLQEIDLSRSNLQRTYLPYANLTNANLQEVEFQSAQLSNAQLCQANLTKANLQRAKLSRANLRYANLREANLSEADLQRADLSFADLSYANLSHADLRRANLEKANLYQAQLGGANLFGAQNVDLDRAQLDASTINPNGYRQLSGEE
- a CDS encoding RNA polymerase sigma factor SigF — its product is MYISVKDTTKDNLKLETLSLFREYKKTAKIELRDRILKLNFGLVRKEAHHWVNQCHESYEDLLQVGCIGLIRAIERFDLEKGCAFSSFAVPYIRGEIQHYLRDRGHCVRIPRRWQEVGQQAMAIRKDFQTRFNRQPTDSEIAQVLETSLQEWLEVKLAMRNREPISLDVSVGNDDDGETSLGDLVADPNYRSFQLAQEDQLRLQHALAQLEDKTRHILEFVFLRDLTQKEAAEQLGISVVTVSRRVKKGLETLKNAMGKEIF
- a CDS encoding photosystem II manganese-stabilizing polypeptide; protein product: MRYRALIVAFLALCLGILTACSEGPATAADREQLTYDEILGTGLANKCPQISEFTRGTIPIEPNKSYRVSDLCLEPQEYFVKEEPKTKRQEAEFIPGKLLTRATTTLEQITGTITVDENGVLTLKEEDGIDFQPITVQVPGGEQFPFFFTIKSLEGRTEPGFTSINSSVDFEGQFKVPSYRGAGFLDPKGRGVYTGYDTAVALPASGDEAEYSRANVKETTAGVGKISLQVTKVDGETGEIAGVFESVQPSDTDLGARDAVDVKVRGIFYARVTPEA
- a CDS encoding phosphoglucomutase/phosphomannomutase family protein — translated: MPFTVNPIKFGTDGWRGVIAADFTFERVWMLAPLAAKVLADNYGTATGDRRIIVGYDRRFMAEDFAKAAAESIREAGFDVLLSQSYAPTPAFSWAAKTQNALGAIVLTASHNPAKYLGLKVKGAFGGSVSPEVTQQIEALLSQNVSHGRQMGSLTSFDPWSSYCDGLRAKVKIDAIKDAIASGKLKVFADVMHGAAASGLGRLLDCPIAEINGDRDPLFEGGAPEPLPRYIPKLFEAIKSDARQGGDCIRVGLVFDGDSDRVAAVDGQGNFLSSQVLIPILIEHLADRKGMTGEIVKTVSGSDLIPRLAKLYNLPVFETPIGYKYIADRMLSAQVLIGGEESGGIGYGTHIPERDALLSALYVLEAAIESGQDLSAIYVRLQEKTGFTSAYDRIDLPLASMEVRDKLLQRLESQPLKEVAGQAVVDCLTMDGYKFRLADGSWLLIRFSGTEPVLRLYCEAPTATQVRQTLNWAKNWATQFD
- the rdgB gene encoding RdgB/HAM1 family non-canonical purine NTP pyrophosphatase — encoded protein: MRKLVVATGNPGKLREIREYLTGFDWELQLKPDDLDIEETGDTFIANACLKASQVARAVGEWAIADDSGLEVEALGGAPGIYSARYGKTDRERIERLLKELGDSENRRAQFVCAVAIARRDGSIAAFVEGICPGEILREPRGMGGFGYDPIFYVPQQQQTFAQMQPEVKRKFSHRGRAFEKLLPKLREIESEV
- a CDS encoding P-II family nitrogen regulator, with the protein product MKKIEAIIRPFKLDEVKIALVNAGIVGMTVSEVRGFGRQKGQTERYRGSEYTVEFLQKLKIEIVVEDNQVDLVVDKLISAARTGEIGDGKIFVSPVEQIIRIRTGEKDLEAI
- a CDS encoding thioesterase family protein, with translation MRFTYYRTIRLSDTDAAGVIYFAQLLSICHEAYEASLETVSIDLRTFFDNSSTVIPIVHGSVDFLRPIFCGDRLAIHLFSRQLQENEFEIDYLIHSRSCRAECLAKAKTKHVCIDPIARRRIPLPESMVRWLALEPPLPGDR
- a CDS encoding ABC transporter ATP-binding protein: MCTVASFRLLSSIRTQLDSSVDRDRIDTRSAIAIACHGIEMTFQSGKQSYQALKGIDLEVNSGTIQLLMGPSGSGKTTLLSILAGLLTPSKGKVNLLGQDITAMSRSELAKFRLHNIGFIFQKFNLFPALTAAENVEIILKMKGMSDKMAKKETKHLLATVGLGDKTDLLPRDLSGGQQQRVAIARALAGNPKLIMADEPTAALDSYNGHAVIELLARLAKQEGCTVVMVTHDPRIVDVADRVAYLEDGILKI